The sequence AGAAGCTCGGCTTCCTGCGCGAGGGGACGTTGCGGGAGGACTGCGTCGTCAACGGCGACGTATCCGACTCGTGGGTCTACGGGCTGCTCCGACGCGAGTGGCAGCCGTCGTCGGAGCCGGTTCCCACCCACTGACTCCCGGACTGTGCGGTCTCAACCGTCTCGACGGCCGCTGACCTACAGGGAACCCGTTGCCTCGTCCCATCGGCCGCCGACGAGAATTCCCCGTTGCCGGCGGCCCTACGCGTGTACGGGACGTGGGTGCGGTGAGGGCCGCGCCGAACGCGGCCGTGCGCACGGCGGTACAAATGCGGTGGTTCACGGGGTACGACATGTGCTGCCGCAGTCGTCCGCGACCTGGTCCTCGCGGATGGTGACCAGCTGCCAGTGGATGACGCCGGTTGTCATCTCGGCGGGGATGGCCACGGCGGAGTCGCTGGGGAGGCCGAGGATCCGTCCCCAGCCGCGTTCCTTCATGCCGGGCAGGTAGGCGCGGATGAGGCGGACGGTGGACAGGACGCTGACCTCGAAGTGGCGGCGCCATTCGGCGTCGTCGAGCGCGGGCACGGTCCGAAGCGCGCGGGCACGGTCCGAAGCACATCGGCGGCGCCCCGCTCGGTCGCGAGGTCACCCGCGGCGCCGGTGACGTCCTCGCTGCCGGAGCCGGCGCGCACGGCGTCCGCGACGCGTTCCTCCCCGCGGCCGTTGACGGCGACGCGGGCTCCCGCGCGGGCGAGTCCGGTGGCGATGGCCGGGCCGATGCCCTGGGAGGAGCCGGTGACCAGGGCGGCACAGCCGGGGATGACGGACGCGGGGAATCACGATGCTCCGGTCCGCGAGAACGGACGCGCCGCGGACGGCACCGGGGCTACGCCATACGCCCTGGTGTTTTCCCACGATCGCCCCGCCGCCCTCAAGGCCGCGCGCCGCGCGCCCGGCCGCCTCGTCGGGGCCGTGGGTCGGTGGGGGATGCTTGTGCCGCTTTCCACTCGTCACGGACCGGGGCGTCCGGCGCGGGGTGTTCTCGGGGGTGTTGCGGAGAGGGCAGGATTCGAACCTGCGTGGACCTGCAAGGGTCCGACTTCGGGCTGCTGCCCTGGTCCCCGATAAGCCGCTCCGGGCACCTCTCCTCGTGTTCGGCCTGCGCTGCGGTGCCGTTCACGAGTACTACCGTGCCAGAACCCGCTGACACGCCCCTGACCGCCTGCTGACCGGCCCACCCGGCACCGAAGGCGCATGACGTACGACGCCCCGGGTTCACGCGAGCACGCCGGGCCTCCACGGCGGCGTGCTGGCCGCTTTCCTCCTTCTCCTCTAACGCCGCCGCGAGCGCGGTCTCGGCATCAGGGCCGCCTGCACCGGCCGCGGCAAGGGAACACTGCACTCCGCCGCGTTCCTCTTCGTGGTCGCAGTCGCTGCCGTCGACGCCTGAGTGCTCCTCGTCGAGGTCGCGGTCCCGCGGCGACGCGGGCCGCGGGCGGGGCCCCGGCGCCGGGCGCCTTCGAGGGCCGGGCGGGGGCGCCTCAGCCGACGGGGCCGACGAGATCCGGTGCCCGCAGGACGGAGGCCGGGATCCCCCAGGCGTCGACGAGGTCGACGGCGAGGGGACGCACCTTGCGGCAGAGCTCGTTCACCTCGCGGCTGATCGCCTTGGACCGCTGGACGGTCAGCCGGCCGTGTTCCATGAACCAGGCGCGGTCGGCTTCGATGGCCGAGAGCGCGAACAGGTCGCACAGCAAGCCGAGGGCGTCCTTTACGGCGCCCTCGGGAAGAGCACGCACCTTGTCGACGAAGGCCTCCGTGATCAGCCGTTCGACATGGGCCCGGGCGAGGGCGATGACGTGGTCCTGGACGTGCGAGAAGACCTCCCCGGGCGCATCCTGCCGGTCTATACCGCGCTTGATGCGGCGGGCGAGACCGGCGAGCATGTGCTCCTCGCGGAAGCGGACCATGGCGAGCTGGTACTCGGAGTCGAGGAGCCCGGCCTCCCGGTCCCAGGCGTCACCGCCTGGCAGCAGGTCACGGACGCGTTCCAGGAGTTTGTGCGCCGAGGTCCGCTCGATGACGGTCTCGACGGCGAGGCCGGTGACGTAGCGGACCATGCCGAGCTGGTCGAGGTCCTCGAACTCGCTGGCGTGGTCGGTGAGCAGGCCCTTGGCCACGAGCTGCAGGAGCACGTGGTTGTCGCCCTCGAAGGTGGTGAAGACGTCGCTGTCGCGTTTGAGGGCGGCGAAACGGTTCTCGGCGAGGTAGCCGGCGCCGCCGCACGCCTCACGGCACTCCTGGACGACGCGGGTGGCGTGCCAGGTGGCGAGCGCCTTGATGCCGGCGGCCCGCGACTCGAGGCGGCGCCGTGCCCGCGGGTCGTTCTCGGCGCCGGAGAAGACCTCGTGCAGCTGGGCTCGTACGACGTCCTGGGCGAAGTGCAGCGCGTAGGTGCGGGCGAGGAGGGGGAGCAGGCGACGCTGGTGGAGACCGTAGTCGAGGAGCACCTGCTCCCCGGTGTCCGGGGACGCCTCGAACTGGCGCCGCCGGTCGGCGTACTTGGTGGCCACCGTCAGCGCGACCTTGGCGACGCCGACACCGGCTCCGGCGACGCTGACCCGGCCCTGCACGAGGGTGCCGAGCATGGTGAAGAAGCGCCGGCCGGAGTCCTCGATGGCGCTCTCATAGGTACCTTCCGGGGTGACCCGGGCGAAGCGATCGAGGAGCGCCTCGCGGGGGACGCGCACACCGTCGAAGCGGATACGGCCGTTGTCGACGCCGTTGAGTCCCATCTTCCGGCCGTCGTCCTCGATGGCGACACCGGGCAGGACCCGGCCGTCCGACCGGAGGGGGACGACGAAGGCATGGACACCCTCGGACCGGCCGTCGACCTCCAGCTGGGCGAAGACGACGGCAAGTTCGGCGTGACGGGCGGCGTTGCCGATGTAGTCCTTGCGGGCCTGCTCGTCGGGGGTGGTGAGGACGAACTCCCGGCTCTCCGGGTCGTAGCGGGCGACGGTCCCGAGCGCCTGGACGTTGGAACCGTGACCCGACTCGGTCATCGCGAAGCAGCCCATCAGCTCTCCGGTGACAAGGCGGGGCAGATAGGCCTTGTGGTGGTGACCGGTGCCGAGATGCAGGATGGCTCCGCCGAAGAGCCCGAACTGGACACCGACCTTCACGAGCACGGAGAGGTCGCCGAACGCCAGGGTCTCGAAGGCGGCTATCGACGCGCCGACGTCATCCCCGCCCCCGTACGCGGCGGGAAAGCCCATACCGGTCTGACCGGTCGCGGCCAGTTGGACGACGACCTCGCGGACCCTCTCACGGAACGCGTCGATACCGAGCGCGTCGGCCTCGCCGAGGATGTTGGCATGGGCGACCAGGTTGGTCCGGACAAGCTCCCGGATTCCGGCGTACTCGCCGTCGAGGATCGCGGTGAGAGACGGGACGTCTATCTCGGGCCGGTGCCGGCCGATGGTGGAGGCGGAGGTGCTCTCGGTGGCCATGCCGCTCCGCTACCCCGAGCCGCGACGATCAACCGGCGCGGCCCCGGCGCCCATGGCGGTCGGCGCGGGAGCCCGGGTCCCCGCTCGCCGCAGCAGGGGACTCGGGTGCCTGCGCCCGGACCGCGGCCGTGCGGGAGGCACCCGCCAACGGCCCCGAGGGCAGCGGGCGTTGAGCGTTGCCGGTTCGGCTGCGTCGAATGGGTCGAAGGCGGACCAGGGCCCCGGGACGGCGAGCGGGCGCGCGCCGGCGCCCACGGCCCCGGCCACAGCCCGCCCCGTGCGACGGCCCGGACACCGCCCACCCAACGGCCTGGCACCTGCACACACCGGGCTCCACCCGACCGTTCGGTTGTCAGGAGAAGCGGTCACGGCCGGATCGACGTACGGGGGACCTGAGAGTTCCTCGTACCTGGCAGGCCCGGTGCCATTTCCCCGCGACCGGGGTGCCGCCGGCAGCCGGGCCCGGCATCACTGCCGCGGCCCTCGGCATGAAATCGACGTCTTCACCTCGAAGGAGAAGCCGTTGCACGCCGGCGTCGGCACGCACTGCGTAGTTCCTGAACCCGGCGGGGGACGCGCAGCGCCCACAGCCGGTCGCGGAAGCGGGAGGCGATGCGGTGGGTCATGGGCAGTCAGAGAGCGACGAGCTCGTCCCGCAGAACGGTGCGCGCCGGGCCGTCCCTCAGGTCCGCCAGCCGGGCGAATTGCTCAGCCGTGTGCGGGGCGTCATGGTGGACGCGCCGTCCTGGCCCGCTGGTGACGGCGTTCGCTGCGGGACGGGCGGCGAGAGAGGGCGAGTTGTTGGTGAGCACGCTGAATCGCTCCTGAAACGTGTGTCCAGGGCACGACCGGAAAGGGGTGCTCCGCCGTGCGGCCTGATCGGCGGAGTCAGGGGTCAAACACACCACTGACAACGTTTGTCGGCGGCCGGTTCTCAACCCAGCCGTTGGGCCGCGGGGCGCGCAGCACCCGCGTGCACGGTGCGCCCCCGCCGCCCGAGAACCCGCGGGAGCGGCTCCGTCGCCATCTGTCCGCCTACAGCGGCGACGGACTGCCGGACGGCATCGCGGCGCTCACCCGTCTGCCTCACTGTCAAGGAGCCACCAGCGGCGGGCCGGACGAGCATCGGCCGGTACGGCGCGGGCGTCCGGGTCAGAACGCCGTGTGAGCGAACCAGTGGTCCAGGAGCGCCGTGTCCCCCGACAGGGTGAAGACCGGTTCCCGGCAGGTCCGGCGGCCGTACAGCAGCAGCAGGAGGTCCGCGGCCTGCCCCCGGACCGCTGCGGAGGCCGCCCGGGCGCTGTTCCTGTCATCTGGCACCGATCGGAAACCGTCCGGTTCGAGCCGCACCCGCCACTCCTCGCCGACCGTGCCCCCGGCGTCCGTGCACCCGAACGTGAGGATCTCGCCGTCGCCGCGCAACTCGGTCACTCCGGGAGCGAAGAGCCCCGCGTGCGGCAGGTTGACCAGGAACTCGTCGACGCCGTCCGCCGCCAGCACGGGATCGACACCGAAGTCGCGGCCGACGGAACGCTCCGCGTCCACTCGGTGCACCAGCGTCTCGAAGAGCATCCGCCGGGCCCAGAACCGCGCGTGCGGATCGGCGCCCCAGGTCCACATCACCGCGGCGGGATCGGTGGCGCGCAGCACCGCCGCCACCTCGGGTACGCCCGCCGCCAGCCAGTCGGCGTAGTCCCGTACGTTCTCGGGCAGCCCCAGCTCGACGTCGCGGTTGCGGGGCGCCTCCTGCACCCGCTGGGACAGCAGAGCGCAGAACCAGCGCTGCAGGGCTCCGACGTGCCGGGTGAGATCGGCGAGCGTCCAGCCGGGGCAGGACGGCACGGCACCGGCCGGGTCGGCGTCCCGCACCGCGTCTGCGAACCGGCGGGTGTCCTGCTCGATCGCCTCCCGGTAGGTCTCGTACGGCAGGGGGTGCCTCGCCTGGTTCGTCTTGGTCATCTTCATCCGCCGTTCTGTGCCGGGCACCCGGTGTCGCGACCAGTGTGGCGGCTGGAGCGCACTCCAAGGCAAACCGGCCCCGGGGCCAGCGGGCCGACAGCCCGAAGCAGGCGAGCCGGTCCGCTGCTTCCGCCCTGGCCTGCCGGTGCGCGGACCCGGAACTGCCGGCGCGCCGACCTACATCCTCCATCCCCCGCATGGGCGCCGCACCGGGACGCCCCTGCGCGTGGTCGCGGAGATCCGCCCCTACCACCCGGGTCGTAGATCCGGTGGTGACGGCGCAGCCGCGCCCTCAGACGCGTGCCAGCCTCTTCGCCGGTGGGCAGAGGGGCCTGTTGTTGATCAACACAGCGAGGATGAATATCTGGCCCGACCCCATTGGGATATGTCCCGGTCGATCTCACCCGCCGCGTCAGCCGCAGCCTGGACCTGCCGGCGGACCGAGGAAACAGCCGCCTCGCAGGGCCGCGAAGCACCTGCCGAAGAAGGCGGCGAGCGAGGCTGTCCTCCGGGGCCCTGGCGACGGGCCGGGCGGATACCTACGGCTTCGTGGCGCGAATGCTGAAGAGGACCGGAAGGGGGTACTCCCAGAGTTGCAGCCGCCAGAGCCCGTCGGTCCCCTGGGTGAGGACGCCGTCCCGGTCGTTCCGTTCACTCGTCAGGTGTTCCTCCACGGTGTCGATCCGCAGGCCGGCGGCTGCGAATGCGGACACCAGCTCGCCGAGGGAGTGGGACCACTGGACGGTCTCCCGGTTCTCCAGCGGCCTGTCGGGGGCGGCGTAGCTCGTCGCGCTGGAATAGCGGTGCGGCCCGTCGTCGGCGTACGGGGAGTCGACCACGAGGGGATTTCGTTGCTCGATCATGCGCGCGAGCGGATGGAGATCGACAACGGCGAGTCGGCCGCCCGGCCGTAGGGCCCGTGTGGCGCTGCGTGCCCACGCCCGGAGGTCTCCGATCCAGGTGAACACTCCGTAGGAGGCCCATACGACGTCGAAGCTTCCCGCCAGGTCCGCGGGCAGGTCGAGAACGTCTGCGGTGACAAAGTCGGCAGCCAGGCCGGTGCGCCCGGCGAGTTCCCGTGCGCGCTCGATCGCCACCGGTGAGAAGTCCACTCCGGTGACGCGGGCGCCTTGCCGGGACCAGCTCAGGCTGTCGAGTCCGAAGTGGCACTGGAGATGGAGGAGATCACGTCCGTCGACGTCCCCGGCCAGTTCGACATCCAGGTCCCGGAGCGTGCTGCCGCCGGCGAGGAAGCTCTCCGTGTCGTAGTACGACGGGTCCTGCCCGTGGGCCAGTGCGCGCTCGTCCCAGCTGCGCCGGTTGAGATCTCGCGCTTCGTCCTCGGGGATGACGTCCCTGTGTTCCGTGGCTCCCGACATGTCGGGAGCCTACCCCGTGGGAACCGGCATCCGGCCGCATGCTCATGCACCATCTCCCCATCCGGTGTGGCGCCAGCCCGGATAGAGCAGGTCCATGATCTCGCCGCAGTGTGTCTCGAACGTCGCACGCATGGCCGGCGTCCAGTCCTGTGGGCCGGTCGCCCGCCGCCTGGTGAGCACGGCGAACTTCGCCTTGCCGAACCGATCGTGGTTCTTGTGTGGCAGCGCATCGGGCAGCGGCGACAGCCCGAGCGCTTCGCACATCCGGTTCCGCTCCGGGCCGGGGGCGAGGATGTCCTCCATGCGGACGATCGGCGCATCCCAGTCCAGCAGCCTGCGGTAGGTCCACGACCAGAAGCGGCAGCACTTCTCGAAACGGTCGCCGGGGAAGGCGGGTTGCAGCCGTGACCAGTGGGCCTCGCGTGGCCGCACGGTCCAGTAGTACCACCCGTCGTTCATCCCGGAGGCCACGGTTGTGCGGCCGTCCCGGCACAGGGCGACGAGCGGCACCTCGGGCAGCGGCCGGTTGTCGAGGAACACCAGGTACGGCGAGACCTCTATTCCGGGTCCGATGCTGTGCAACAGGGCGACGGCGCCTTCCTGGTCACCGGCGAGCAGACGGCGGACCAGCTCCCTCGCGTGTGTCTCGTGCCGTGCCCGGACGCGGGTGCCCCCGCGGGAGACGGCCGTGCGGTCGAGGGCCGCGGCGAGAGATGTCGTACCGCAGCGGCCGGAACCGGTGACGAAGCCGTGCGGCGGGAAACCCTGGTGACTGGCCACTGCTCTCCTCCGCTCCTTCCGCGCGTCAGATCGCCGCCATGAGATCGGTGACCGCAGGGGTGACGGCGGGACTTTCGACGACGGTCTCGGCGTCGCCGAGTTTGCGGTAGGCGAAGGTGGTGAGGCAGGCCCTGGCGACCTCGGTGAAGGCGAAGGACGCTTTCGTGGCGGCGAAGCGGTCCACGGCCGCGCTGTCACCCGCGTCGGCCGCCGTACGCAGTCCGCGTTCGAGGTCCACGAGTTCTCGTACGGCGGCGCGCACGTCGTCCGGGCCGCTGGGCAGGGCGGGCAGCTCCGCCGGTGCCACCGGTTGTGAGATCAGCTTGCCGACCAACTCGACCTCGTTCTCGTACACATGGAAGGTGCCGGACTGATGGATGTAGGGGCCGCAGGCGGCATCCAGCAGGGCGGCGGCGACCTGGTGCATCACCATGAACAAGAAGGCGTCGTAGGGCAGCACGGTCAGGGCCTGCTGCGCCCGCATCACGGTGATCCAGGTGAGCGCGCCATCACGCAGGAACAGCTGGACGCCGGCGGCACAGGGGTGCTCGCGGGACTGTGTGAAGTGGTCCGATGAATCGAGGACGACCGCGAATGTCCGGCGATGCGCCGGGTCCCGCCGGATCCGGTCGATGATCGCTTCCAACTGGTTCCCCGACGCCGCGGCGAGCAGCCGTCGGCCGAACGCCCCGCTCAACGTGTGCTGGTCGTCGGAGTATTCGTAGGCACCGCGGCGGTAGTAGGCGGGTGTGCCGACGTCGTCCCTGCCGTCCAGCGACCATGCCGCCAGGCCGAAGCAGTAGGGGAGGTGGACCGGTAGCAGGGGCGTGAAGGCCAGGCAGGACCGCGGTGAGCCGATGCGTAAGGTGTGTGCGAGCAGTTCACGGTAGGGCCTGTCCTGAGCGCCGAAGCCGGAAGCCTTGGACAGCGGGTCCCGCACGGACGGGACCTTGGCGCCCTGGGACAGGATGTTCTCCAGCTCTCCGGCATAGGCCTGTGCGAACGTGTCGTAGGGGGGCATCTGTGCTCCTCAGCGGTTGGAGAACTGTCGGATGGAACGGGATGTGGTGGCGAACGCCATCATCGTGAGCGCGCCCACGGCCAGTGCCGCACCTGTCGCGGGGAAGCCGCCCCAGCTCACCAGTGCCCCCACGACCGCCGGCGCCAATGGCGTGACGGCATTGCTGAGCAGGTTCACCGCCGAGTGCACGCGGCCCTGCAACTCGTCCGGTGCGTGCGCCGTCTGATAGCCGAAGATGATGCTCTGTGTCGGGGCGATGGTCGTAGCGAGCAGAAAGATCACGATCGCCACGGCCCAGGGTGCCGAGCTGACGGCGAGGACCGCGAGCATCGGGGGCCACAGCCACCCCAGGGCGATCAGCAGGGCGCCGTCACGGTACTTCGCGCGCAGCTGCGGCACGGCCAGCGCCCCGGCGGCCCCGCCGATACCGCCGCATGCAAGCAGTGTCCCGATGACCGCCGGTGCGACACCGGCCGTACGCAGACCGACGATGACGCCCAACGGCATCGCCGCGACGATCGCGTTGATGCCGCAGAGATAGACCAGGCTCGCCCGGCCCGGCCGGTCGTGCCAGACCCAGCGCATGCCCTGGAACAGTTCCGACGTGGCCAGCGGCACCTTGTGCTCCGTGCCGGAGAGGCGGGTGGTGATGCCCAGCACGGCGGCGAGCGACACGAGGTAGGACCCGGTGTCGGCGAGGAACGGCACCGGCGCTCCCAGTGAGAACAGAAACCCGCCGACGGGCGCTCCGGCGATGGTCGCGGCCTGGAGGTAGATCTGGTTGTGCGCGATGGCCTCGCTCAGCCGCGTGCGTGGGACGAGGTACGGGAGCACCGCGCGTTCAGCCGAGAAGAAGAACACCGAGAACGCACCTTCGAGGAAGGCCGCCCCCAGGATGAGGGGATAGCCGGCCGTTCCGGTCAGAACCGCCGCGGCAAGGCCACCGGCCGTGGCGGCCCGGCCGACGTCGCACCAGATCAGAACACGCTTCCTGGAGCAGACGTCGACCACCAGGCCTGCCACCAGGCGCAGCAGCAGTCGCGAACCCGTGCTCACCAGCCCGACGAGGCCGGCCTTGAACGGGGTGCCGCCAAGGTGCAGTACGAGCAGGGGGTAGGCCAGATCGCTGGCCGCCGAGCCCACGCTGGAGACTCCCTGCCCGAACCACAGCAGCCAGAAGTCGCGGCCGAACCGGGGCCGGCCCGGGCGGGTACCTGCCTGGGCCGGGCCGGACACCGGCGCCGGGTTCTCACTCATCGCGACGGTCAGACCTGAGAGGTGTCCGACTGCCGGTGGAGCACCCTCATCCGCTCGGCGAACTCCTCGGCGAGGACGCCGTAGAGCACTGCGTCGACCGGGGTGCCATTGACCAGCCGGGCTTTGCGCGCGATCCCTTCCTGGACGGCGCCGGCCGCCTGACACGCGGCGGCCGCGGGCAGGTTCTGTGCGAGGACCCAGGCGTAGATGCGGCGCAGTCCCATGACGTGGAAGCCGAATTCGGCCATCAGCAGCGCGGCTTCGCGGCCGAGGCCAAGCCCTCGGTTGCTGATGTCCCCCAGTGCCAGCGAGACCTCGGCCGACCTGTCCTCGGAGCCGGGGTTACGCAGCGCACCGAGCCCGAGGGCGGCGCCGTCCTCGGTCGAGTACAGCATGAAGGTCGCGTCGTGGTACGAGGGTTTGCCGTGCCTGTCGATCCAGTCCCGCCAGCCGCCGCGGCCCACCGGGTAGCGGTAGCCGAACATGTCGCGGAAGTAATCCTCCTGGAACCATGCAAAGACCACGTCGGCGTCCTCGGGTTCCAGGGCGCGTAGGGCAACCCGCTTTCCTGGTGTCACCACGAACCGTCCTCTCCTCGAGCCGGGCAGGGCCGCTACTTCCGTTCCAGCAACTGAGCGAAGCGCCGCTCCCAGGCGTCCTGATTTCCCTTGGCCTCCTGGACGAACCGGCTCCGGGCGATCCCTCGGATCACCATGTTGTTGACCAGGGAGTATGGAAATGCCATCGGCCGTACGACATCCATGAACAGCACGGCACGGTCCTCGTCGGTCCCGTTCCAGGCTTCATGCACGTAGGTGTCGTCGAAGAACATCCCGGTCCCCTCAGTCCAGTGCGCCTCTTGTCCGCCGACGCGAATACCGCAGGCGTTCTCGGGCGACGGGATCTTCAGCGCGAGGTGATAGCGGACCACGCCCTTGTAGGGGCCGCGGTGCGGTGGCACGTGTTTGTGCGGGCCGAGGATCGAGAAGAAGGCCGTTTTCAGACCGGGTACCCGGGCCAGCAGTTCAGCTGTCCGCGGGCACCGTGCGCAGTTGGCGTCGAATCGGAACCCGTAACCGTAGAAGAAATAGGTCTTCCACTGGTCGTCGTTGGTGATGCGGCGTTGGTCGGTGGAGATGTCCTGGAAGTTGGGCAGCGCTTCGCGGTGCTCCAGCAGGGCGTCGAGTTCGGCTCTGACGTCACGCCAGTTGCCTTCGAGTCCACGGCTCCACGGGAACGCCGATTCCGGGATGAACGGGCTGTCATCGAAGCGGGAGTGGTGGACCATCTGCTTTTCGATCCACTTCACCAGCATGGGAAGAACTCTCGGCACAACCACACCCCCGCGTACGTCAGTTCGTCTACCGGTCTCAGGTGCGTGGCATCACGAGCTCGGCTCGGCCGCCGGCCGGAATGACCGGACCGAGCAACTCGGTGGTGCACCGGTCGAGTTCGTCGGGATCGAATCTCCCGTCCTCGACACCGACGTATCGCACCGGAGCGATGGTGTGCACCCCCGCGACGAGCGGCGGCACTTCCTGACCTCGCTCGATGAGGAGGATCATGGGCTTGGCCATGGCCGACATCCAGCCGAGCTCCACCATCGTGCCCGGGGAGGGCGGGTCTCCGGGATACGCTACGAAGAGTACGGCCTTGCGCAGTGCGAGATAGTCGAGCCGGGTGCACACGTCCGGGGCCATGACCTCGGCCCCCCAGGCTTCCCGGCGATGGGCGTTGTCCACCTCGAACCCCAGCGCGGTGAAGTGGTCGATGAGAGCCCGGTAGTTGCTGCGGTGCCGGTCCGGAAGAAGCCCCGTCTCCGGGTCGAGCAGCCCTTTGAAGGGGCCACCGACGAAGACCAGCGGCTTGCTCCCGTCAGGGTGCAGTGGCTCGTCGGCGGACAGGGGAAGCGATTCGGGGTGGCTCACCGAGAGGTTCCCTCCGTTGTAGGAGTTTTGGTGTGGGACAGGTGCGGATTCTCCGGTGACACGGGCGTTGATGACCCCGTGCGGTACACCTGATGTCAGTTCGCCGACGATCCGGCGCCCGCGGATTCCGACACCCGCGACAGGAGATTTTCTCCTATGGCTGAAACTTGACACTCCCATGTGCTGCAACGTCACGGCGTCTGAGTGGCGAGCGCCATGGTCCCTTCCGGGGCAGTGAGCCGCCTCGGGGTACCCGGCGTCCTGCTCGGCACGGAAGAGTGAGTGATGGATTTCGCACGTGCGTTCCCCCGAGTTTTACTCGTCATTGCAGCAAATGACGGGTCGACTGCAAGCTTCGAGTGAAGCGAAGTCCGTGTCAAGGCCACGACTCGAATGATGTTGGCCAGTAAGAGAGGTTGCGGGTTCTTGGAATTCGATGTTACGGTCGGCCCGGTGTCTATTCAGCAGCGGCGACCGATGAGTTCGGCAACGAATTCTTCCCGCTGTTGAGAGGATCTTCGCGCCAGGGGGCCGAGACGTGGACGCACAAATTCCGTTAGGCGCACCACCCTCCATGGAACTGGTCTACTTCGGCCTGTTCGACAACTGCAATGCCCGGTGCAATATGTGTGAGTGCTGGCTGGCCCCGAGAGCCGATCTGCCGCTCGCTCATTACCGGAATGTACTGTCGGCGGTGCTGTCTCTCCGGCCACGCGCCGTTCGCTTCACCGGCGGTGAACCACTGATCTTCGCCGAGCTGCCGGAACTCGTAGGTCAGGCGGCCGCGGAAGGCGTTCGGGTATCCGTCATCTCCAACGGGCGTATTCTCGGCCCCGGTAAAATCCGTGCCTTGATCGACAGCGGATGCAGGGAGATGGTGCTGAGCATCGACGCGCTGCGAGAGAATCACGACCGGATACGCGGCACCCCAGGTCTCTTCGACCGCTGTACGGAGGCCATCGGGGACCTCCACGAAGCGAAGATGGACTACGGCGTCAACACGGTGCTGCAGGCGCTGGGGGCGGACGACCTCGCATCGCTGGGCGAAACGCTCCGGACACAGCCCAACCCGCCGTCGTGGTGGCACCTCATCCCCGTCCGGGGCGACGACGCACTCCGGCCCAGCGCGGCTCAGCGGGCGCGCATGCAGGAACTCATACCGAGACTGAGGGAACGGATGTCCCAGGCGGGGACCCGGATGGTCGCGGCCGACGACCCCTTCCTGGATGCCGGCCCCGAGCCCTGCACGGTGCCGACCTTCACCGCGTACGTGCGCGCTGACACCGGCGACATCTTCGGGTGCAACATGCTCGTCTACGCCGATCCGCCGCTCGGAAACGTCCTGCGGTGGCGCGCGCAGGACGCCTGGAACAGCCTGGACGCCCACAGTCTGCGGGACCGCTGCGCCACCGGCACGAACAGGTCATGCTCCCGGTGCGACCCGAGTTCCAAAGCGATGAACCACGTCCTGAGGGAATTGGCCGCTTCCGTCGCACCCGAGGAATCACTGTGACCACGAACACCAGGCCGGACTCCGGCATGCTCGCCATCAACGGTGGCCCCCCGGTCCGCGCGACGAAGAAGGCGGCGGATCCGGTCATCGCGGAGGCAGCCAAAGAAGAGGCCCTCCGCGTCCTGGACAGCGGTCAGCTCGCCAGGTTCTACGGCGGCACGAAAGTCGCCGAGTTCGAGGCGGCCTATGCCGAGTGGTTCGGCAGGCGTCATGCCGTCGCGGTCAGTTCGGGGACCGCTGCCCTGCACGTCTCCTACCTTGCCGCCCGACTGCCCGAGCACAGCGAAGTGCTGGTCCCCGCCAACGCCTATGTATCGGCGCTGTCCGCGCTG is a genomic window of Streptomyces sp. WP-1 containing:
- a CDS encoding GNAT family N-acetyltransferase yields the protein MVTPGKRVALRALEPEDADVVFAWFQEDYFRDMFGYRYPVGRGGWRDWIDRHGKPSYHDATFMLYSTEDGAALGLGALRNPGSEDRSAEVSLALGDISNRGLGLGREAALLMAEFGFHVMGLRRIYAWVLAQNLPAAAACQAAGAVQEGIARKARLVNGTPVDAVLYGVLAEEFAERMRVLHRQSDTSQV
- a CDS encoding MFS transporter, producing the protein MSENPAPVSGPAQAGTRPGRPRFGRDFWLLWFGQGVSSVGSAASDLAYPLLVLHLGGTPFKAGLVGLVSTGSRLLLRLVAGLVVDVCSRKRVLIWCDVGRAATAGGLAAAVLTGTAGYPLILGAAFLEGAFSVFFFSAERAVLPYLVPRTRLSEAIAHNQIYLQAATIAGAPVGGFLFSLGAPVPFLADTGSYLVSLAAVLGITTRLSGTEHKVPLATSELFQGMRWVWHDRPGRASLVYLCGINAIVAAMPLGVIVGLRTAGVAPAVIGTLLACGGIGGAAGALAVPQLRAKYRDGALLIALGWLWPPMLAVLAVSSAPWAVAIVIFLLATTIAPTQSIIFGYQTAHAPDELQGRVHSAVNLLSNAVTPLAPAVVGALVSWGGFPATGAALAVGALTMMAFATTSRSIRQFSNR
- a CDS encoding acyl-CoA dehydrogenase; amino-acid sequence: MATESTSASTIGRHRPEIDVPSLTAILDGEYAGIRELVRTNLVAHANILGEADALGIDAFRERVREVVVQLAATGQTGMGFPAAYGGGDDVGASIAAFETLAFGDLSVLVKVGVQFGLFGGAILHLGTGHHHKAYLPRLVTGELMGCFAMTESGHGSNVQALGTVARYDPESREFVLTTPDEQARKDYIGNAARHAELAVVFAQLEVDGRSEGVHAFVVPLRSDGRVLPGVAIEDDGRKMGLNGVDNGRIRFDGVRVPREALLDRFARVTPEGTYESAIEDSGRRFFTMLGTLVQGRVSVAGAGVGVAKVALTVATKYADRRRQFEASPDTGEQVLLDYGLHQRRLLPLLARTYALHFAQDVVRAQLHEVFSGAENDPRARRRLESRAAGIKALATWHATRVVQECREACGGAGYLAENRFAALKRDSDVFTTFEGDNHVLLQLVAKGLLTDHASEFEDLDQLGMVRYVTGLAVETVIERTSAHKLLERVRDLLPGGDAWDREAGLLDSEYQLAMVRFREEHMLAGLARRIKRGIDRQDAPGEVFSHVQDHVIALARAHVERLITEAFVDKVRALPEGAVKDALGLLCDLFALSAIEADRAWFMEHGRLTVQRSKAISREVNELCRKVRPLAVDLVDAWGIPASVLRAPDLVGPVG
- a CDS encoding class I SAM-dependent methyltransferase codes for the protein MSGATEHRDVIPEDEARDLNRRSWDERALAHGQDPSYYDTESFLAGGSTLRDLDVELAGDVDGRDLLHLQCHFGLDSLSWSRQGARVTGVDFSPVAIERARELAGRTGLAADFVTADVLDLPADLAGSFDVVWASYGVFTWIGDLRAWARSATRALRPGGRLAVVDLHPLARMIEQRNPLVVDSPYADDGPHRYSSATSYAAPDRPLENRETVQWSHSLGELVSAFAAAGLRIDTVEEHLTSERNDRDGVLTQGTDGLWRLQLWEYPLPVLFSIRATKP
- a CDS encoding thymidylate synthase is translated as MPPYDTFAQAYAGELENILSQGAKVPSVRDPLSKASGFGAQDRPYRELLAHTLRIGSPRSCLAFTPLLPVHLPYCFGLAAWSLDGRDDVGTPAYYRRGAYEYSDDQHTLSGAFGRRLLAAASGNQLEAIIDRIRRDPAHRRTFAVVLDSSDHFTQSREHPCAAGVQLFLRDGALTWITVMRAQQALTVLPYDAFLFMVMHQVAAALLDAACGPYIHQSGTFHVYENEVELVGKLISQPVAPAELPALPSGPDDVRAAVRELVDLERGLRTAADAGDSAAVDRFAATKASFAFTEVARACLTTFAYRKLGDAETVVESPAVTPAVTDLMAAI
- a CDS encoding maleylpyruvate isomerase family mycothiol-dependent enzyme; this translates as MKMTKTNQARHPLPYETYREAIEQDTRRFADAVRDADPAGAVPSCPGWTLADLTRHVGALQRWFCALLSQRVQEAPRNRDVELGLPENVRDYADWLAAGVPEVAAVLRATDPAAVMWTWGADPHARFWARRMLFETLVHRVDAERSVGRDFGVDPVLAADGVDEFLVNLPHAGLFAPGVTELRGDGEILTFGCTDAGGTVGEEWRVRLEPDGFRSVPDDRNSARAASAAVRGQAADLLLLLYGRRTCREPVFTLSGDTALLDHWFAHTAF